The following is a genomic window from Spirosoma foliorum.
TTGGTTTATCCGCAGAGGAAGTGAAGCAGCTTGAGAATGCGGAACTCTCAGAAGGAGAAAATCACGCACGTAATCTTTTTCTCATTTCATTTTATTTCGCAGGCATGCGCGTGTCCGATGTCTTACGCCTTAAGTGGTCAGACTTTCAGAACGACCGTCTTTACTATTCGATGGGAAAGAACCAGAAAGGAGGTTCAATAAAGTTATCTAACAAGGCCAAAAAGATTCTGGAACAATACCCCCATGATAATTCACACGATCTTGTGTTCCACGACCTTGCCAGTTTACCTGACATAACGAAATCCTATGAGGTGCAGATCAGAATCAAGACACGAGTGAAGAGCTGTAACGAGCATTTAAAGGATATTGCAAAGATATTAGGCATCAAAAAGCCGTTGACCATGCACATCGCCCGCCATACATTTGGTAACCTCTCTGGAGATAAAATACCGATCCAACTTTTACAAAAACTCTACCGGCATACATCAATTACAACAACTATTGGCTACCAAGGGCATTTCATTCATAAGGATGCTGATGAAGCACTTGATGCGGTTATTGGTTAGAGTGAGACAAGGCCGAGAATTTTTGACCGATCTAAATCATACATGGAATATCTGGTTGTTCTCCTTCTATTTTGCAGGCGTATGCATATCGGATATTCTGCGCATGAAATACTCCGACTTTCAAAACGACAGGCTTAATTGCACAATGAGCAAGAATTTGAAAGCAGGATTACTAAAAGTACCGACCAAGGCTTTAGGACTTATTGATCAATATAAGACTGATAAACGAAAGCATGATCCGATATTTCCAGAGCTTAAGGTACTGGATGATCTCTCAGACACATATAATGTGCAGCGCAAGATTGCTCATGCGATAAAAAGGCTAAATACTGCTCTGGCGAAGATCGCAACGCGTGCGGGCCTTACAAAGCCTTTGAAGATGCATATTTCACGACACACATTTGGCAGCATATCTGGCGAGAGAACTCCAATCCAGATGCTTCAAAAGCTCTATCGCCATTCCAATATTACTATGACTATTGGCTACCGGAGCAATTTTATCAACAAGAATGCTGATGATGCTTTACATGCTGTTTTACAAATGGAGTGATTACAATAAATAAAAATTATTACACATCGCTCGTTATAGCTCGGCAATCTGTATGAAAATAAAACTCTTGCAAACATTTTACCGACATACGTTGATCTCAAGACAGTTGGCTAACAAGGACATTTTATTCCATAGAAGCGCTGGCTTCTATTTTAATATTTTCTACATGTTGAGTCAGTAGATTTAAATTTCTGTAAGCCTCAGGAAGTTTCTTATAATCTAATTCATAAAAATCGTGTTCATCTGAACTATTGACTCCTTTAGTTACTAATTCGAATTTTAGCCGCTTCATTAATTTCTGCCCTTTTTCAGTTCCTCCTATTGCACCAATGACTATATCTTCTTTCTTTGAATTCGTAACCCTATCAAATATTAAACTTAAAAAGTTCAAAAATAAACTTACGTAATTTGGTCGCGAACAAAAAAAATCTTCAATATATATATATTGAGCCAAATCCCGTTCTTTAGGCGAATATAAATCTTGAGGCTGAATTTCATTTTCCGAGATGATACCGTCACGGATTTTTTGATAGCAATCTCTTTTTAATGGAAGGATATTCAAATTTGCACAAATTTGGCCCTGCTCATCATGAATAACATAAATGGTATTAGGGTTTTTTTGCCAAAAAGGTAATATATTATAATCAATATTGTTTCTTCCAGAAGTGACTCTAGAAAGAAAAGGATTACTTGGAATAATAGTGTTGTCTATTTTATAAACATCACCTTCCGTAGCCATTTGAATTACAGGAAAGAGGTAATCATCTATTACTTCTGCTTCAAAAACGGTATCTGTTGAACTGAGGTAATAAAAACGGCTAGCATGGATTAGTGCGGCATCATGTATTCGGGATACAAGGTTATCGTCGTATTTTATTAAATTAGTTTTTCTTTTAACTTTTTTCTCTAATCGCCCACATTCTTCGTAAACGTTATTTAAAATTTGTTGATCTGCTAAATACTGCCAGTTGTCAGGAAAATTTCTCACAACAGAGCTTATTGCTTTGCACAGGTTGTTAAGTGTAATTGGTTTATACGAAGATAGGATATTATCTGCTCGTAATACTTTTTTTAAATACTCGAATTTAATTCCACTAAGACTTTCAATTTTATAATAATCCTCTTCTGAAAGGTTTAAAGTCCCTTGTCCATACCAATATATTAACCATACTTTTTTCAAATAGGCCATTAAGTACGGATTTACGAAAATAGACGAAGTAGTCCCCATTTGGAAATGATTTATTTTGTTGTTTAAGGCAATATAATAAAATTAGAATAATTAATGTAGTCCGGGATTTCGGTGCAGAAAATGCCACTTTGCTGCTAACGCGCTACGATTAGCACAATAGCCTAATATTTTATTGTACATATCTTCATGTGTGGAGTTTCCACAATTCTCTTTATCATCAAGTATTTCACTTAAAGCTTCTATAAAATGCTGTTGCGCCAGCATATATGCCCTTACTTCTTTCTTTACGGTTGAAGGGAAATGGCTTGATAATTCTATAGGTTCCATACCCTGTTCCCACGCTTGTAGCTCGTGTAAATGCAAGGGCATATGGCTTCCATTCTTCGGACTATCACTCATCACACCACCTAACTGATAAATCAAAAAAAAAACATCATGTTATGATAATATGAAAAGATATAAATGTCAATAGAGATTGATGACTTTAAAAATTGCAAGATGAATTTATAGAAAATTTCAGAATATCCTTCCTGTGGACAATCTGAGCTTGTCTATTTGCAAACATTTACAAGCACCTACTATATAATCGACATGGAAGTAGAAATAAGGTTTTTCAATGGAAGTAAAGCTTGGGCGCAGGTCATAGACTGGGGATCAGGAGTATTTGACGAAGAAGAAACTTGGGGCTGGCCTGCAAAAAGGGTTCCATTTCTGGCTTCCGTTGATGGAAGGCTGTACCAAAGGGGGTATGGCGGATATTTCTACGCTCTCGGATAAACGTTCAGAAATCATACTAATTCAACGCTGTTCTAGGCAATCTTGAAAAATTAACCAAACCACGATGGAAACCCTCATAGGACCGGCCATAGCATGGAATCCACCTGCCGAAGGCCGATTAATTAACAAACCTGGCAAAGGCAATCCGGTTGTACCGGAAAACGATAGTGACACCCATTTAACCAATCTAGAATTATGAACCGAACAACTCCGAACAACCTGCCTGCTGAAGCGGAGGTCATTACATGGTATGGCGACCTA
Proteins encoded in this region:
- a CDS encoding tyrosine-type recombinase/integrase produces the protein MRLLVRVRQGREFLTDLNHTWNIWLFSFYFAGVCISDILRMKYSDFQNDRLNCTMSKNLKAGLLKVPTKALGLIDQYKTDKRKHDPIFPELKVLDDLSDTYNVQRKIAHAIKRLNTALAKIATRAGLTKPLKMHISRHTFGSISGERTPIQMLQKLYRHSNITMTIGYRSNFINKNADDALHAVLQME